In Rahnella variigena, one DNA window encodes the following:
- the lysC gene encoding Rz1-like lysis system protein LysC (LysC is an Rz1-like component of a phage lytic system, substantially overlapping although not fully embedded in the gene for the Rz-like LysB component.) encodes MAGCTPVPPLPAPQIIYVGCPAVTSCPIPASSPVTNGDLSSDVRNLEAALTACGLQVEAVKQCQEEHRVKTRTVAKSVN; translated from the coding sequence TTGGCCGGATGCACGCCCGTCCCGCCTTTGCCAGCGCCGCAGATTATTTACGTTGGCTGTCCGGCGGTGACGAGCTGCCCGATACCGGCAAGCTCACCCGTCACTAACGGCGATTTAAGCAGTGATGTCAGAAACCTGGAGGCCGCGCTGACAGCCTGCGGCCTCCAGGTGGAAGCGGTCAAACAATGCCAGGAGGAACACCGTGTTAAAACCCGCAC
- the lysB gene encoding Rz-like lysis system protein LysB (The gene for this Rz-like phage lysis system protein may overlap extensively with the gene for the other spanin subunit, the Rz1-like protein in the outer membrane.): MRLMIVLLLSACALAGLQTWRIGGLTDKSDQAQRIIGTLSAGIESRDNAIHRLNENAVTRERQEQSLRAQLTQAGQRARDREYTIQRLLNENQEMRDWYSARLPDGIGRMHARPAFASAADYLRWLSGGDELPDTGKLTRH; encoded by the coding sequence ATGCGGTTGATGATTGTTTTACTGCTGAGTGCCTGCGCACTGGCGGGGCTGCAAACCTGGCGTATCGGCGGCCTGACTGATAAGTCAGACCAGGCGCAGCGTATTATCGGCACGCTGTCCGCCGGTATTGAAAGCCGCGACAACGCTATTCACCGCCTGAATGAAAACGCCGTGACGCGGGAACGCCAGGAACAAAGCCTGCGTGCGCAGCTCACGCAGGCCGGTCAGCGGGCGCGGGATCGGGAATACACAATTCAAAGGTTACTCAATGAAAATCAGGAAATGCGTGATTGGTATAGCGCTCGCCTGCCTGACGGCATTGGCCGGATGCACGCCCGTCCCGCCTTTGCCAGCGCCGCAGATTATTTACGTTGGCTGTCCGGCGGTGACGAGCTGCCCGATACCGGCAAGCTCACCCGTCACTAA
- a CDS encoding lysozyme — protein MQPSIVRRCAVAAVLAIAALLPQTPTLKTSAAGLALIADAEGCRLSAYQCSAGVWTNGIGHTAGVKPQTQISERQAAVNLVEDVMRVEKGIARCMPVAMPQPVYDAVVSFAFNVGVTAACKSTLAFFINKGEWRKACEQLPRWVFVNGVRVTGLERRRANELAYCLRGV, from the coding sequence ATGCAGCCATCAATCGTTAGACGCTGCGCCGTCGCCGCAGTACTTGCGATTGCCGCGCTGCTGCCGCAAACGCCGACGTTGAAAACCTCCGCCGCCGGTCTGGCACTGATTGCCGATGCCGAAGGCTGCCGCCTGTCCGCCTATCAGTGCAGCGCGGGCGTCTGGACAAACGGCATCGGGCACACCGCAGGTGTGAAGCCGCAGACCCAAATCAGCGAACGTCAGGCCGCCGTGAATCTGGTGGAAGATGTGATGCGGGTGGAGAAAGGCATTGCGCGCTGTATGCCGGTTGCCATGCCGCAGCCGGTGTATGACGCCGTGGTGTCCTTTGCGTTTAACGTCGGCGTGACGGCGGCGTGTAAATCCACCCTGGCGTTTTTCATCAACAAGGGGGAATGGCGAAAAGCCTGCGAACAGCTGCCGCGCTGGGTGTTTGTGAACGGCGTGCGCGTCACCGGCCTGGAACGCCGCCGCGCGAATGAGCTGGCCTACTGCCTGCGGGGTGTCTGA
- a CDS encoding phage holin, with the protein MERITSFICYCVAAFLAWLGAMSPQDIAFLVGAAVGVATFLVNWYYRRKTYRLLKAMGVRGDINAAINR; encoded by the coding sequence ATGGAGCGCATCACCTCGTTTATTTGTTATTGCGTCGCGGCCTTTCTTGCGTGGCTCGGCGCAATGTCGCCGCAGGATATTGCCTTTTTAGTCGGTGCCGCCGTCGGCGTCGCGACCTTCCTGGTGAACTGGTACTACCGGCGCAAAACTTACCGCCTGCTGAAAGCTATGGGCGTCAGAGGAGACATAAATGCAGCCATCAATCGTTAG
- a CDS encoding tail protein X, whose translation MKVYAEQGDTVDSLCWRYYGRTESVMEQVYAANVGLAARGAILPHGYAVELPDITQAAVSETVSLWD comes from the coding sequence ATGAAAGTCTATGCCGAACAGGGCGACACCGTGGATTCGCTCTGCTGGCGTTACTACGGGCGCACCGAATCGGTGATGGAACAGGTTTACGCGGCTAACGTTGGCTTAGCCGCTCGCGGGGCAATTTTGCCCCATGGCTACGCGGTGGAGCTGCCGGATATTACTCAGGCCGCAGTCAGCGAAACCGTCTCACTTTGGGACTGA
- a CDS encoding head completion/stabilization protein, which translates to MSLVVPAPKPDATTEPAIKNTHFWPDINPVELRDTLRLEGTVTAKRLRAVIKYALTEVNAELYNYRVAQLAQGYKTLADVPADQIDDESIKVCAYLRAVSSITAAILAERYPNSDTTDAGSKKAEIVESTVDELWRDGRNAISDVAGVSHCVIGLL; encoded by the coding sequence ATGTCCCTTGTTGTACCTGCACCAAAGCCGGACGCCACGACGGAACCCGCGATTAAAAACACGCACTTCTGGCCGGATATCAATCCGGTGGAGTTACGCGACACGCTGCGCCTGGAAGGAACAGTGACCGCCAAACGGCTGCGCGCCGTGATTAAGTACGCGCTGACCGAAGTGAACGCTGAGCTTTACAACTACCGCGTCGCACAGCTGGCACAGGGATACAAAACTCTCGCTGATGTCCCGGCTGACCAGATTGATGACGAAAGTATCAAAGTCTGTGCCTACCTGCGGGCGGTTTCATCCATTACGGCAGCCATTCTTGCGGAACGATATCCGAACAGTGATACCACCGATGCTGGCAGTAAAAAGGCGGAGATTGTCGAAAGTACGGTTGATGAACTGTGGCGTGATGGCCGCAATGCGATCAGCGATGTCGCTGGCGTGTCGCACTGTGTGATCGGGCTGCTCTGA
- a CDS encoding terminase endonuclease subunit: MTSPARRHLLRQSAIEAAQQDTGLLRHATGYELLLQQLNADQKALKKAYSAEKKAELKRKMLPEYAPWVAGVLAEGKGAQDAILMTIMIWRIDAGDYAGALEIARYALHYKLAMPFGKRPAGYALAEEIADMSTRAHAAGEPVSLDVLMTTMELTESQDMPDQVRAKLHKITGYLYRDAEKLPLALQHLKRAFQLNSNCGVKKDIERLESAIKKAASS; the protein is encoded by the coding sequence ATGACCAGCCCTGCCCGACGCCACTTGTTGCGGCAGTCAGCGATCGAAGCCGCGCAGCAGGATACCGGCCTGCTGCGTCATGCCACCGGCTATGAACTGCTGCTGCAACAGCTTAATGCTGACCAGAAAGCCCTGAAGAAGGCCTATTCCGCTGAGAAAAAGGCAGAACTCAAACGCAAGATGCTGCCCGAATATGCGCCGTGGGTGGCGGGCGTTCTCGCTGAGGGTAAAGGCGCTCAGGACGCCATCCTGATGACCATCATGATCTGGCGTATTGATGCCGGTGATTATGCCGGTGCGCTGGAAATCGCCCGTTATGCGCTGCATTACAAGCTGGCGATGCCGTTCGGCAAACGCCCTGCCGGTTATGCGCTGGCGGAGGAAATCGCCGACATGAGCACCCGCGCTCATGCTGCCGGTGAGCCGGTCAGTCTCGATGTACTGATGACCACGATGGAACTGACGGAAAGCCAGGACATGCCGGATCAGGTACGCGCCAAGCTGCACAAAATCACCGGCTACCTGTATCGCGATGCGGAGAAACTGCCGCTCGCCCTGCAACACCTGAAACGCGCCTTCCAGCTAAACAGCAACTGCGGCGTCAAAAAGGATATTGAGCGGTTGGAATCAGCCATCAAAAAGGCTGCCAGCAGCTAA
- a CDS encoding phage major capsid protein, P2 family, with translation MKKETRFKFNAFLSQLAKLNNVDVGTLDKKFNVEPSVTQTLMTRLQESSEFLTRINIIPVDEMMGAKVGVGVTGTIASTTNTDAGDERETADFTKLDQEGYHCTKTNYDFHWMYSKLDLWARYNDFQTRLRDAIIKRQALDRILVGFNGVSRAPTSNRVQNPLLQDVGVGWLQKYRLNAPTKVMGMIVAEDGTVTNEAVKVGGEGEYKNLDALVFDAVNELIDPIYQDDTELVVICGRKLLADKYFPLINKQQPNTEAMAADLIVSQKRIGNLPAVRVPGFPANAMLITRLDNLSIYWQDGTHRRHVEEVPKRDRIENYESINEDYVVEDYGCGCLIENIEVTAGEDDAAEKAELSKFTSAIVDAIKTASGTTAPAAQE, from the coding sequence ATGAAAAAAGAAACGCGCTTTAAATTTAATGCGTTCCTGTCTCAGCTCGCCAAACTCAACAACGTTGACGTCGGTACGCTGGACAAGAAATTTAACGTCGAGCCGTCCGTCACGCAGACGCTGATGACCCGATTACAGGAATCCTCAGAGTTTCTGACCCGTATCAACATCATTCCGGTGGACGAAATGATGGGCGCGAAAGTTGGCGTCGGCGTCACCGGCACGATTGCCAGTACCACCAACACTGACGCGGGTGACGAGCGTGAAACCGCTGATTTCACCAAGCTCGATCAGGAAGGCTATCACTGCACCAAAACCAACTACGACTTCCACTGGATGTACAGCAAGCTGGATTTGTGGGCGCGCTATAACGATTTTCAGACCCGTTTGCGTGACGCCATTATCAAGCGTCAGGCGCTGGATCGCATCCTGGTCGGCTTTAATGGCGTTTCACGCGCACCGACGTCTAACCGGGTTCAGAATCCGCTGTTGCAGGATGTCGGCGTGGGCTGGTTGCAAAAATACCGCCTGAATGCCCCAACCAAAGTGATGGGCATGATTGTCGCCGAAGACGGCACCGTGACCAATGAGGCGGTGAAAGTCGGTGGCGAAGGTGAGTACAAAAACCTCGACGCGCTGGTCTTTGATGCGGTGAATGAACTGATCGACCCAATCTATCAGGACGACACCGAACTGGTGGTTATCTGTGGCCGCAAGCTGCTCGCGGATAAGTATTTCCCGCTGATCAACAAACAACAGCCAAACACTGAGGCGATGGCCGCCGACCTGATTGTCAGCCAGAAACGCATCGGCAATCTGCCCGCCGTTCGCGTGCCCGGCTTCCCTGCTAACGCCATGCTGATTACCCGTCTGGATAACCTGTCCATTTACTGGCAGGACGGCACGCACCGCCGCCACGTTGAGGAAGTGCCGAAGCGTGACCGTATCGAAAACTACGAATCCATTAACGAGGATTACGTGGTGGAAGATTACGGCTGCGGCTGCCTGATCGAGAACATCGAAGTGACCGCCGGAGAAGACGACGCTGCTGAAAAGGCCGAACTCAGTAAATTCACCTCGGCGATCGTTGATGCTATCAAAACTGCATCCGGTACCACCGCACCGGCAGCTCAGGAGTAA
- a CDS encoding GPO family capsid scaffolding protein, whose amino-acid sequence MAKKVSKWFRIGVEGDTCDGREIDANDIKQMAETYSAKAYGARVNLEHIKGVLPTSDFRRYGDVIQLKAEQIDDAAEPLLHDKWALYAMISPTADLTQMVGDGQKVYTSMEIKRNFANSNKSYLVGLAVTDDPASLGTEMLEFSRTAKQNPLAGRKTDPDSLFTVATEALIEFEDAPDTAPSLFALVKQKLSRKQASDDACLADVHEAVSEVAQYAQTELDKHETSLTDLLSRVDILEKSTAAEHEALNELKGKLAQTPAQNFNQRPHATGGTGADETVTDC is encoded by the coding sequence ATGGCAAAGAAAGTATCGAAATGGTTCCGCATCGGGGTCGAAGGCGACACCTGCGACGGCCGCGAAATTGATGCTAACGACATCAAGCAAATGGCGGAGACATACAGCGCGAAAGCCTATGGCGCCCGCGTCAATCTGGAGCACATCAAAGGCGTATTGCCGACCAGCGATTTCCGCCGCTATGGCGACGTGATCCAGCTTAAAGCCGAACAGATTGATGACGCGGCTGAACCGCTGCTGCATGACAAATGGGCGCTGTACGCAATGATCAGCCCGACCGCGGATTTAACGCAGATGGTCGGCGACGGGCAGAAGGTTTACACCTCGATGGAGATCAAACGCAACTTCGCCAACTCAAATAAATCCTACCTGGTCGGTCTGGCCGTCACCGACGACCCCGCAAGCCTCGGCACTGAAATGCTGGAGTTCAGCCGTACCGCAAAACAGAACCCGCTCGCCGGTCGCAAAACCGATCCGGACAGCCTCTTCACCGTCGCCACCGAAGCACTGATTGAGTTTGAAGATGCACCGGATACAGCCCCTTCTCTTTTCGCCCTGGTGAAACAAAAACTTTCACGTAAGCAGGCGTCCGACGATGCCTGTCTGGCCGATGTTCATGAAGCCGTCAGCGAGGTCGCTCAATACGCTCAGACTGAACTGGATAAGCATGAAACCAGCCTGACCGACCTGCTGAGCCGCGTCGATATCCTGGAAAAATCCACCGCTGCCGAACATGAAGCCCTCAATGAATTGAAAGGCAAGTTGGCGCAGACACCGGCGCAGAACTTTAACCAGCGCCCGCACGCCACCGGCGGCACAGGCGCTGACGAGACAGTGACCGACTGCTGA